Genomic DNA from Solanum dulcamara chromosome 4, daSolDulc1.2, whole genome shotgun sequence:
gttgttccactatcaattacacaaatatcctcgtgatttatcattgatccaaacaagatttgaggcatttccatattttcttgaaaattagccggagcctcgtgctgataacgtgttgtaaaatgagactaaattaacaatttaataatgaaagagaaagtaaataggagaacaGAAAAAGAAGCAAAGCAGAGTATTTGTTCTTCACGACTGTCTATTGCCAATTCATGGCAATGTATATATAGGAGTTAATTTAGTGGGATGCCCACTTTTAGTGGGCCCCACTTTAATATAATATGTGGTGGGCATTCCACTTATATGTGGACACTCCACTTAACAAAGGCAAACTTTTGCACTTTTCATTATAGAAAAACAACgaatttatccaaaaaaaacttTGCTAAGATTCCACAAAAAAATATGACCAACGTATCTAGTTAAAATGGCAACAACACCACGAATCGGTTTGATCAATAAGAGTCCCCAGAAATGCTTTctcatatgaaaaaaattaaacgaTGCCagaaaaaatatcaatatcaattTCTTTCAGCAAATAGGACTTCTCCCCGACATCCGTTAGATTAGAATTTGTTTTACTAGTCTAATAGTGTAATCACATGTATATAGACACAAACTACACCAACGCTTTTTGTAGAAGAAATCTTCACTTGGAACTTTACAGGAATTGTAGAAGAAGGAAGAAAGAACTTTTTCTTTCTGATATTAGTGAGGAAAAGATATCTTGTTTCTTTCCAACAGAAACCTTTTATAAGCCTAAAGGGATGCAACTATTCAAATAGTTGTGTCTTTTCCATTCAAATAGATGTTTTGTTTCCCTTAATATttgttaatatatataatacataattatatatttaatctCTCATGGATCCGGTTGACCCACGTCGGTATGACcctgtaaacaacaaattttcgagccgagaaaaataaataatcaagaccggaaaattggagtaacaaagtgtaatatttgatttcaaaatgtagtgcgggttacaatctctatgataatcctctgattcttcaaataatatgaaacacgttgaacttgaatttgatttaaagtcaagggcttgaatagcttgatcttgaatcttcgtcttcaaatttggatttgaattattcgtcacgaacacttgtatggttatgacgaacagtaaatatgaacaagtaacttgatcttgatattcttcttcgtttttgatcttgaacttgaacttgaatttgattacttgaactttgtagctttgtagagaatttgcggtctttgatccacgagctctcttcttgcttcttgttcttgaaaaacctCCCctctcagaataatgaggacccctatttatagttgtagggagtggtatgagggtgtgatttgattggttggtttgaactgaccaatcagatttctttggtgaagaattttaatttgattggtcagaacatgtcacatatacatgtgGCATTATCCTAGTgggtcatttaatttgacttagattgccacataacttcgacatgtggcatgattttagtggcttatttaatttgacttagattgccacataacttcgacacgtggcatgattttagtggcttatttaatttgaattggattaccacataattttggcacatggcatgattctaatggctcatttaatttgacttggattgccatataaatTTGATacgtggtgtgattttagtagctcatttaatttaatttggattgccacatcatttgaactattttcttgaatttaatatagtctaaattaatttatggatttaaatccaatataattctaaTGTTTACAGACCCGTCTAATCTCCTTCATCCGGAAAtgtagtattatttttatctcacaTTGAGAGTGTAATAACATCTTGAAATAACTAATCCCACGTTAATTAATTTCGGAATAACTTGTTACCCAACCAAACGTGCCCTTAAACTCATGCACAACTAAGTCAAAAGTGGTTTGGATGAAATTTGCAGCTTTGGTTTGTATCCTCAATTGGAGCCAATTCATTTTTCACTCTTAATAACATTTCTGATTTTTAGTGGTATTATTTGCAGGGGTTGAGATAGAGCAGGAGTTAACAGTTTCGTCCAATTTAGCAACTTtggttcaaattttatatttgttttagaAATGTAATTAATATGTATAAACTACTCCTTCTGTCCCATATTAAATGAACACTTTCTATTTTATAAGGTGATTAAGAAATCATTTATAGATTGATCAACTTTACAATTTTTCCCTTTGTTCATCAATGCACataaaaataagttagaaaaaatatatatagagtaTTGGAATAGCTAGTATGTGAATTGTTCACATTCAAAAGACCATGTTAAATGTAGGGgtaaactggaaaaaaaaattaattaactttatccttatttagtaagtgatcaagcAATATGGGACAATTATTAttagtaagtgatcaagtaatatgggACAATTATTATTGTTAAGATGCTCATCTAATATGGGATAGaagatttattaatttaaaaccaGTAACTTAAACGGACTAAAATTTCAAacccataaactttaaattcgGATTCCGCCtaatttatttgtatttctAAACTTGACAAACTGAAAGTGTCTTTTTCAATTTGGGTTCAAATTTTAGACTACTATGCAAACAAACTCTTACTTTTAGATTTTGTGTCTCAATCCTTGTATTTATTTCTgacctaataataataatctttttGTCAGTTGTATATTTGTTACTTATTCTAGGTTTATATCTCACTGATATTCTGGAAGAAAAAtctatttatcaataaaatcttTCAAGCAAGGGAACATTTAGCAATAAAATATACAACTgacaaaaatgatttttaaaataattagataTATCGAAGAGAGACGAAATAAGAAGGATATATTACAACCAACATGATGGGACTGTTTTGAATTTAATTGAACTCCAATATAGGCATTGAACaccaaatagaaaaaaatatatcacaAAGAGGAAAAGAACGTAACATTTGATTTGGACATTAATTCTTTTGGAGAGCAATCAAAATTccgaaagaaaaaaattataataagacttctcCTTTTTTATTGTTTGTACCTCTACGCCctccattttaatttttgaaagaaCTTGGTGCTTTTTTAAGAATGTTGGTGTCACAATTCGAGTCTATACCCTAGACGTGTTCGACATTCGAAATCAttaataactctaaggaaactTTTAACCTGAGATGCTATAAGGTTATTATGCGGAAGATGAGGAATGATAACAATGGGCTGAACTTCTAAAAAAATCTAGTCTTTATAATCAAACGAGTTGTtgtttatagtattttttttatatgatttttgaaCGTCTGAATTTTATAAGTAAAATATTGGATTATTCCAATTTAATTTAACCTCGAAGATTAGTTAAATTGATTATCGTAAAGTGAAACGTGATAAATAAAAGAGAATGGATGAAGAAATTTTGAGAAATAGCAAATAAGGTAATTTTCTCGAGAGCACTTTGGGAATGTTAATCAAGTACAAAAGATTGTTCTaatattgataaaatatttttaattcattAGACACAAACGGCTACTctcccaaaatattttaagaaaataaataaattttgaaagtttGATAAAATAGGACTataagtttgattaatttttcaaatcaactaattaaatactcactttgtctcaatttatttgtcttacttttctttttaacctatttaaaaaaaatatcactttttatattaattatgctTTACCCCCGACACTTATTATTGAAGACAATTGGaacaaatttcaaattcatGATATGCCGATCAGTTCAAATTATTGGTCGATAAAGTTTGATTAGTGTTTAAGTTATAATTATAGAGAAAACTATGTAATTACACAAACATTTCTACCATATTTACTAATTTTCTTTatagtttgaaaataataacatactgtctcactaattaataattctAAACCAGATTTTAAGTCAAATACATCTAGATACATGTGTTTTTACTACCAGATACACTCTGAAAAATAGTTACATAGGGAGAGAGGCTAgcgagagagggagagagatgagcgagagaggagagaggagaGCGAGATAGGAGGGAGGCGAGCGAGAGAGTTAGTATATCTCACATACATGCAAATCACATTAGATACATATATTTGGGACCAAATATATTCTAGACATATTCAGAAATATGGATATATGGGGAGAGACGCGAGCGAAATAAGAAAGAGGCGAGCGAGAAAGTCAATAGAtcccagatacatgcgaatACTCTTAGATACAAtgtatctaaaataaattacttaattttgACCCCATGTATCTAGGGATCGAAATCTAGTacaaatgataattttgaaaaCTCATGAGAAGACATGTTATAAGGCCCTAAACTAATGGGGCGTAATACCCCAAAATTTTTCACCAAGACTCgaatcattcttcatatgcgtattttatcgattaagttttcatataagatcttataagggtcaactttaaaagATCATATCTATCATAATATTAAGATTTAGGTGGCCTATGACCTATCATATTAAATATTTACGTGTCctttttccaacgccaccaagtttgcctcatttggagtttgaaaaAAAAGTTATGACCGTTTTACTAGAGGCGCTCCATCCTGGTAGAAGTCCGCGATGGCTCCGCAACGCGGAGAAGATGCGGACTCCACTGCCTAAGCCAAACGACGACCCTTTAATgtttttaagggtatttttatcCTATAACCCTTTGAGAGTTATTTTAATGTCCCTAAACGtgtaaaaatcattttttactcattaaaaaccctctcattcactcctaaactttaatgctcaagaattttcaagaaaaaatataaagttagggttctctttcaaggttcttcatcaaGGTACGTTCTTCTTTATAGATTTCAAGATTACCAACAAAAATTTCTTCATACATACATTAAtcgctaagagaaatcttaaatcctaaccatagagtttccaagaaaataaatccaagaattttaagaaagggtatcttgattgttcttcttcaagttaagatttttcatcaagatttgtggagcttttaaggtatgtaaggctaaactaaagcataaactttgttcttccatgtgccccataattgtgataggttgatttgtgaatgaattgagtccccacgattgtgataggttgaattgtgaatgaattgagtccccatgattgtgtttcttttgaattttctttaaacttaacatatttttacataatattgcataattgatgatttctatgaatttgttcttgaacaaatgatttttgactatttacttcataaaccctcatgatattttgactaacattggatgaatatgattaaGGATTGAGTTTAGAGCCCTGGacttgtgaatgtatgattgtgattgagatGTGCGCATGATGATGGTCTTGATAAAACTTGATAGTCTTTGCATCTTCATTATTGACTaaattgaatggtctcaactaaatgttgtcataaatgattgccCCAACTAAtcataaatgaatgatttggaaatgattggaagattgattatccgaaaggattgattggatagatacAATGAATtgataaaagtccatatgagacttgttgattggAAGATTGATTGTCCAAAAGGACTGATTTGATAGAACTGATGAATtgataaaagtccatatgaggCTTCTTCATTggttgattgggattgattttcttatgagcattgagtcatgggaggagtatcgagcaccgaattgggtaagagtaagtaataacttgaaCTCAATAATTACATCACCAAACGtaagagaggattgaaccgttaaagtcggatgttttcccattttattatcttgaaaatataggaattgattgattgttggatccAGATTGGTAGAtttgtcctttaccctagcaaggtattagACGATAGTGGCAACAGCAATGGGCTTGTTGTAcgatcactagctcataagggATTGTTGTCAGATAAGATAAACTCACATATAgttcttgatagtactctgattggattggattgtatatgattggtctctgtctaggCCTTACTCCTGTTTTAGATTTTTGATATCTTGATCGagcttcttacttcttgatttgaGTTATCTGAGTTGATAGTATTCTATcttatgcatgtttcattctgtcatattacatattgtacattccacgtactgacgtccatttgggcttgcatcatttcatgatgcagagacaggtactagaggtcATCAACATACgcatcgttgaggatctattcgtattcagctgattggtgagtccttcctgCTCCAGGAGTATGCTacatttgtctttctagcttttgagtttagttttcttCATTTGAATTGAGGTAGACATGAACCTGTCATTAGCATcatttagatagtagtgatagaggcttcatagactagattgttgacttgttgattcgagattgtcttttggctagtttcattcgtactagtcttgttgattggattagacaGATTGttgcctttggccttattctataagtagttatttgatcatcttgatgagttaagtcaTCCGCTGATAGAGAGTTGATTGAATGATTATATGAACTGGCCAAGTGATTCGCTTgggactagcaatagtctctgagtgccggccacgcctatggtaccctcccggggcgtgacatggGACTTGTGTTGGTTGCCCAAAATTATATGACTTTAATGAAGTTCAATTACATTTTCGACAATTTGTTAAGTTGACAAAATGAGCCAACTCAAGCTCTCTAAGCCCAAGATCCGCTAGAATTACTTAGAGACCAAAACAACCTCAAGTCATAGCTCGTGCCTATATAAAAGACTCTATATAAaaccaaaggaaaaaaatacaCAGAGAAACTCAACTCTCAATAGTGATCTGCAAGTTTTTCACAAATCAAGAAGTATTCGTCTCCAAGTGGTGAGCCGCAAATTATCATACTTCCACAATTGTGATCAAAGCTTGGCTCCATATTCGTAGTGAATTCGAACAAGTATCCCCTCGattcaaaatcaaataaatctaaaaagaaaaatagttttatTCATTCCTTAGAAGCTGAATTTTTCTCTCCTATTAAGTCACGTTAGGATGTAAAATCAAAaagaatttatttattcatcttatttattaatatttatattaataaattatttattaattaatattataatattaggCAATTTTTAGGGAAAATTACTCTTTTACACATAATATGAtgctatatttacttttattcccatctacaccaaaaaatttccaaattccctctttttcctttctctctctatacctcACTGATACATCCGCCTCTTCCTTCATCCTTGCCCTAATTTGCTCTAGTTAATTTGATACTCTTCAACcgttaatcaatttcaaggttccaactaaggtatattttaatctttccttatatggaatttcacttcatcctcattcaatctgatttctcctaaaatttgtatattttgatttcttctgaaaatcttctaaatttttatcatttgctttcttctataaatctttctatttttgtttcccataccttcaatgatacatatggaatccgttcatggtctcaaacagtccaataaaaatcaaggaattcttgtttctcctggttctgattcgtcttggaaaggttacgacgaagttagatccaaacatcataacgatccagcagtgatgaataagctacgtgagaaattgaagtcgaaagctacagttaaacatgcacccaaagaaatagacaacaagattgaaggggttacaacacgccctaatctcccaaaggtatgtgttcaattaagttttttgttttagactgaaaattttgtgaaggttttaatgattctgatacatatcatttatgtatcagatacataatgtctttttaaaaggaattttttttggagatttactatttctgatacatcatgtttaagtgtcagtttctattgttttaatttttaatgattctgatacatatacatttatgtatcagatacataatgtctttttcaaatgcaattttttggagatttactatttctgatacatcatgtttaagtgtcattttatgttgtttcaagttttaatgaagctgatacatatcatttatgtattagatacataatgtctttttcaaatgcaattttttggagatttactatttttgatacattatgtttaagtctcagtttctgttatttcaagttttaatgattctgatacatctacatttatgtatcagatacataatgtctgtttcaaatgcaattttttgagaattactatttctgatacatcatctttaagtctcagtatctgttatttcaagttttaatgattctgatacatctatcAGAATAAAACATTTCAGCAGATGTTCTAGAATTATTTGATCAGCAGGtttattctgatacattaaaggtaatgtatcagaaacaaattgatgaacaatttgatgctatatatatatatatatattgtataagctcaacctctttaaatatatatatatatatatatatatatatatatatatatatatagacatttagtacatatatatcataagtcaatgttattatgtttccaGGAAGATGAACCATCCGTCAAGATACAAAAGGTGGATGATGTATCACAACATAACATTATAGCAAATGATGTATGATATCTGCAGattttttattaagtaattgGTTTTTTAAGATAATGTATGATATCCGCAGttttttattaagtaattgTTTTTTTAACATTTGTAGGAAccgaaaatattaatttttacaCCATAATTGAAGGATGTATCAGCACACCAAATGGAACCACAAAGAGCAGATACTGATCAGCTTATTGTTGATTCTAATACATTacaggtaatgtatcagatacatttcTGAGATAAAGTCAACATTATTAAGTTTTTTAATGACGTTATACATTACGTGTAGAACACTGGAAAGAAAGATGAAAGAGTAGCCGATGATAAAACTGACAAAGTAGAAGAGCAAGTTGAagagattgaaaaagaaaaaatcaaaccaagcaCATCGGAATTCAAAACTTCAGCACCATTTTCGATCGAAACTCTGGATGTGATAGATGCTCTAATATACGGACTTCCATTACCAGCCATGCCATTGACAGGTGTTAGTCATGAGCAAGTTCAGGATGAATGTCTATTACGCGATAGCCAGCTACCAACCACTCTTCCATCAAAAGCCAATGTATTGTCTGACGATGCGAAGACACCATTTCGAAGAAGCAGGATTCCTTCGAAGATCTTACAGTCGCCGTATCTTTCAAACTTTGGGTAGAGTGAAAAAGGGAAAGGAAAATTTATCAGCTGTTATGCATCAGACACAcccttttgaaggttttggTATATGCTATCATCCCCCATCCGAGCTTGTCACAGACTACTCTCAATAGATAGATAAAGGACTACTAAAATCACATGGCAAATAAAGTAAGTATGATATATTCAACTTATACCCATACAAGttgtgtattatatttgttatgttattaaacTACAAGCTTCCATTCAGGAATTCGAAGGAGGATCATTACAGATCTAAGTGCTCTTCATTCGGCTTTGAaaaaatggactttgtagtggcatTTCCTAAAGATAAGAACTGGTTCTACCTAATGTCACAGCCGAACAGATGCTGAAACGATGaggtaaaaatttcatcataaataatatgatacaacTCATACTTACTACctgatacatacatattaatgtatctgatacatacatagattaatgtatctgatacatacataatcTGATACATGACGCTAGTTGttatataactaatactttcttaaaatgtgcagcacatcgatgtaatattttactatcTTCGGAAGAAATCAAAGATGCAGTTGAGCAATCAGTATCGATACACAACGACAAAttgcattttcaaaatttacatcGAATATGCACACACACGCTACTATCACCTTCCACCTAACATTTCTACACAAGAAAATATGGCAAGGGCCACTGTTACAGCTCATCACGAGAGATCCgtgaagaacataataagaggtttCTCAATACCAGTCGGTTTGCCCTGGCATttggtagatgaggtatacattcCAGTAAACTGCGATAAggattttcattgggttcttGCGGTAGTTGTGTTGAAAGAGAGGTTGATACGTGTGTATGATTCATCACCTAGACGAAGAAGTAGCAACCCTTCCCTAGAGATCCAAAAGATAGCAGCAATGCTACCAACATACCTGCAAGACAGTGGTTTCTTTGACAACAACGAACGTACTGATTGGTCGTCTCTTGATTCATACAAAGACAAATCAACCGGTAACATGCTTGAACCACATCACCCATTTGCAGTTGAGTATGTTGAAGGAATTGCGCAACAGAGAAGTGACagcttgtgagtattaacaaTTATATATACTAGGGGTGCTCacggttcggtttggatcggtttttaattaaaaaataaccaaaccaattgagtcggtttttcaaattgtcaaatcaaaccaaaccaaacgatatcggtttttactattcggtttttgtcggtttttatcggttttttcggtttttgtcggtttttaaaataccttgtagtcactatttgaataaacagaaaataaatttcaaaagtattttcttattataaatttcattgtagCCTGTAGCTACTAGCCAAGATTGACGCATACATGTTTAATAATAGAGAATGACTCACCTAAAGTTTTACTATTTGTAATTGTGAGTAGCTTTTCTGTGTATGaaatctatattttatttatttatactttatttagtataattcaaaagaatggcccaagatcaaaaatataaaaaatc
This window encodes:
- the LOC129884094 gene encoding uncharacterized protein LOC129884094, with amino-acid sequence MARATVTAHHERSVKNIIRGFSIPVGLPWHLVDEVYIPVNCDKDFHWVLAVVVLKERLIRVYDSSPRRRSSNPSLEIQKIAAMLPTYLQDSGFFDNNERTDWSSLDSYKDKSTGNMLEPHHPFAVEYVEGIAQQRSDSLDCGVFLTIFAEYLSDGISIPNTGLNAEFFRSRYAALLWRYGCQKAMDGYVSDNDDPKKPRRDISPSQGELIDVQ